A window of Lentibacillus sp. Marseille-P4043 contains these coding sequences:
- the asnB gene encoding asparagine synthase (glutamine-hydrolyzing), giving the protein MCGFIGMIRNHPSMPNEEAIHLFEQQNNIITHRGPDDEGYFHDEYVSFGFRRLSIIDIESGQQPLSYNDEKIWLIFNGEIYNYVELREDLVKDGYQFATESDTEVIAALFAKHKEQAFSYLRGMFSILVWDKENETFYGARDPFGIKPLFYRETEEGTIFASEKKSITLMMENEEVSDEALQHYLSFQFVPEPLTMTTGIKKVEPGHYFVKKPGQAISFTRYWHATFNPVLMDKQDWIKRIQDVMYDSVNVHMRSDVPVGSFLSGGIDSTLIVAMAREFNPNIKTFSVGFEREGFSEVDVAKETADKLNVENISYIISPEEYVEKLPKIMWHMDDPLADPACVPLYFVAREARKHVTVVLSGEGSDELFGGYNIYREPESLKMFHSIPKPAKNLLAKVADVLPEGVKGKSFLERGTTPLRERYIGNAKMFEDEEKQQILKRYNANLSYREITGKLFDNVADYPLVNQMQYVDIHTWMRGDILLKADRTTMANSLELRVPFLDKEVFRVASEIPVNLKIANGTTKSILREASRGIIPDHVLDRKKLGFPVPIRHWLKNELNGWAKQLIHESQTDHLLHKSFILELLEAHCQGKGDYSRKIWTVLMFMLWHQIFVENKFDIAELSKPDFAVDPVSAK; this is encoded by the coding sequence ATGTGTGGATTTATTGGGATGATCCGCAATCATCCGAGTATGCCAAATGAAGAAGCAATCCATTTATTTGAACAACAAAACAATATCATCACCCACAGAGGGCCAGATGATGAAGGTTATTTTCATGATGAATATGTATCATTTGGATTTAGACGTTTAAGTATTATTGATATAGAAAGCGGCCAACAGCCATTAAGCTACAATGATGAAAAAATATGGCTTATTTTTAATGGCGAAATTTATAATTATGTGGAATTACGTGAGGATTTAGTCAAAGATGGATATCAGTTCGCAACAGAATCGGATACCGAAGTAATTGCAGCGTTATTTGCCAAACATAAAGAACAGGCATTCAGTTATCTACGTGGGATGTTTTCCATCTTAGTATGGGATAAGGAAAATGAAACATTTTATGGCGCGCGTGATCCATTCGGTATTAAGCCATTATTTTACCGGGAAACAGAAGAGGGTACTATTTTTGCTTCAGAGAAAAAAAGTATTACACTAATGATGGAAAATGAAGAAGTTAGTGATGAGGCATTGCAGCATTATTTAAGCTTCCAATTCGTGCCGGAGCCATTGACGATGACAACGGGAATTAAGAAAGTGGAGCCAGGTCATTATTTTGTGAAAAAGCCTGGTCAAGCAATCTCCTTTACCCGTTATTGGCATGCGACATTTAATCCTGTTTTAATGGACAAACAAGATTGGATCAAGCGTATTCAGGACGTAATGTATGATTCGGTAAATGTTCATATGCGAAGCGATGTACCAGTTGGATCATTTTTATCAGGTGGTATTGACTCTACGTTAATCGTTGCGATGGCAAGGGAGTTCAATCCGAACATTAAAACATTTTCTGTAGGCTTTGAACGGGAGGGTTTTTCTGAAGTTGATGTTGCCAAAGAAACGGCTGATAAACTAAATGTAGAAAACATCTCGTATATTATTTCACCTGAGGAGTACGTGGAAAAACTGCCGAAAATTATGTGGCATATGGATGATCCACTGGCAGACCCAGCTTGTGTTCCATTGTATTTTGTTGCTAGGGAAGCTCGGAAACATGTAACGGTTGTATTATCTGGTGAAGGATCGGATGAATTGTTCGGCGGTTATAACATTTATCGTGAACCAGAGTCATTAAAAATGTTTCATTCCATTCCAAAACCTGCCAAGAATCTATTAGCAAAGGTTGCGGACGTGCTTCCTGAAGGTGTAAAAGGAAAAAGTTTTCTAGAGCGCGGCACAACACCACTTCGCGAACGTTATATTGGCAATGCAAAAATGTTTGAGGATGAAGAAAAACAGCAAATATTAAAGCGTTATAATGCAAATTTGTCTTATCGCGAGATCACTGGCAAGTTATTTGATAATGTTGCCGATTATCCATTGGTTAATCAAATGCAGTACGTTGATATTCATACCTGGATGCGCGGGGATATTCTGCTAAAAGCGGACCGGACAACAATGGCGAATTCACTTGAGTTGCGTGTGCCGTTTTTGGATAAAGAGGTATTCCGTGTCGCCAGTGAAATACCGGTCAACTTAAAAATTGCGAATGGGACAACAAAGAGTATTTTACGTGAAGCATCACGTGGAATCATTCCAGATCACGTGCTTGACCGTAAAAAACTCGGCTTTCCTGTGCCTATTCGTCATTGGCTAAAGAATGAGTTGAATGGCTGGGCAAAACAGTTAATCCATGAAAGCCAGACAGATCACTTGCTGCATAAATCATTTATTCTTGAACTGCTTGAAGCGCATTGTCAAGGAAAAGGTGACTACAGCCGGAAGATTTGGACCGTGTTAATGTTCATGCTTTGGCATCAAATTTTTGTGGAAAATAAATTTGATATTGCTGAATTGAGTAAACCAGATTTTGCAGTTGACCCAGTTTCAGCGAAATAA
- a CDS encoding tetraprenyl-beta-curcumene synthase family protein → MGKHVPHTAVTLMTAVYRKIFPAVKQELVYWTKRAEQIPNEELRTQALASIASKRFHCQGGAVYALLAGDKWKQAIRFIVAYQTISDYLDNLCDRSTSMDPADFRLLHQSMIDALTPGNSLKNYYELREDQEDEGYLAELVQTCQQIVSKLDGYSIIQDKVLMLERMYGDLQVHKHVRLDERIPRLVNWYNTNNRESLSWYEFAAAAGSTLGIFCLVSYTLGGEITSKLTHQIYYSYFPNMQALHILLDYYIDQLEDEREGDLNFCSYYPTREKMIERFVYFMEQTEKQVQSLVDREFHQLVHRGLVGLYLADPKVKKLDGGKEMTNALLQASGRKARFFHWNTKMYHRLFD, encoded by the coding sequence TTGGGAAAACATGTACCACATACCGCAGTAACATTAATGACGGCAGTATATCGTAAAATATTCCCGGCGGTGAAACAGGAATTAGTTTATTGGACAAAACGTGCTGAACAAATACCAAATGAGGAACTGCGTACACAAGCGCTTGCTAGTATAGCCTCCAAACGATTTCATTGTCAGGGAGGAGCTGTTTATGCTTTGTTGGCAGGGGATAAATGGAAGCAAGCAATTCGTTTTATCGTAGCATACCAAACGATTAGTGATTACCTGGATAATTTGTGTGACCGCAGTACATCGATGGACCCGGCTGACTTTCGCTTGTTACATCAGTCTATGATTGATGCGTTGACACCGGGGAATTCGCTTAAAAATTATTATGAATTACGGGAAGATCAGGAAGATGAAGGGTATTTGGCTGAACTTGTTCAAACATGTCAACAAATTGTAAGCAAGTTGGATGGTTATTCGATTATTCAAGATAAGGTGCTTATGCTGGAACGGATGTATGGTGATCTTCAGGTTCACAAGCATGTCCGCCTTGATGAACGGATTCCGCGCCTAGTTAATTGGTATAATACGAATAATCGTGAATCCTTAAGTTGGTACGAATTCGCAGCAGCTGCCGGTTCAACGTTGGGCATTTTCTGTCTTGTTTCCTACACGCTAGGAGGGGAAATAACGTCAAAATTGACCCATCAGATTTATTACAGCTATTTTCCCAATATGCAGGCATTACATATTTTGTTGGATTATTATATTGATCAGTTAGAAGACGAGCGGGAAGGGGATCTGAATTTTTGCAGCTATTATCCGACTCGGGAAAAAATGATCGAGCGTTTTGTTTATTTTATGGAACAAACGGAAAAACAAGTTCAATCTTTAGTGGATCGTGAATTTCACCAACTTGTCCATCGTGGATTAGTGGGATTATATTTAGCAGACCCTAAGGTAAAAAAACTTGATGGCGGAAAAGAGATGACAAACGCTTTATTACAGGCAAGCGGGCGAAAGGCAAGGTTTTTTCATTGGAACACGAAAATGTATCACCGTTTATTTGATTAA
- the metK gene encoding methionine adenosyltransferase, whose translation MAANRRLFTSESVTEGHPDKICDQISDAILDEILSKDPNARVACETTVTTGLVLVSGEISTSTYVDIPAIVRQTIKDIGYTRAKFGFDAETCAVLTAIDEQSADIAGGVDTALEARQGKMSDEEIAAIGAGDQGLMFGFACDETEELMPLPISLAHKLAKRLADARKDEILPYLRPDGKTQVTVEYDENDNPVKVDTIVISTQHHQDISTEQIEKDLIEHVIHPIVPANLLDETTKYFINPTGRFVIGGPQGDAGLTGRKIIVDTYGGYARHGGGAFSGKDSTKVDRSAAYAARYVAKNIVAAGLAKTCEVQLAYAIGVAEPVSIAIDTFGTGTVTEEKLVAAVRELFDLRPAGIIRMLDLQRPIFKNTAAYGHFGRTDVLFPWEKTDKVAELKALAEK comes from the coding sequence ATGGCTGCAAATCGTCGTTTATTTACATCTGAATCGGTAACAGAGGGACATCCGGATAAAATTTGTGACCAGATTTCAGATGCTATTTTGGATGAAATCTTATCAAAAGATCCGAATGCACGAGTAGCTTGTGAGACAACGGTGACAACTGGTTTAGTATTAGTATCAGGGGAAATTTCAACAAGTACGTATGTAGATATTCCAGCAATTGTAAGACAGACAATAAAGGATATTGGTTACACAAGAGCTAAGTTTGGTTTCGATGCTGAAACATGTGCAGTACTGACAGCAATTGATGAACAATCAGCAGATATTGCTGGTGGAGTGGACACTGCATTGGAAGCACGTCAAGGAAAGATGTCTGATGAGGAAATCGCTGCGATCGGTGCAGGTGATCAGGGGTTAATGTTTGGCTTTGCTTGTGATGAAACAGAAGAATTGATGCCATTGCCGATTTCACTCGCGCATAAATTGGCAAAACGATTAGCTGACGCAAGAAAAGATGAAATTCTACCTTATTTACGTCCGGATGGAAAAACACAGGTAACGGTAGAGTATGATGAAAATGACAATCCTGTTAAAGTAGATACAATTGTCATTTCTACACAACATCACCAGGACATTTCAACCGAACAAATTGAAAAGGATTTAATTGAGCATGTTATTCATCCGATTGTACCAGCAAATTTACTAGATGAAACAACAAAATATTTCATCAATCCAACCGGCCGCTTCGTTATTGGTGGACCACAAGGGGATGCTGGACTAACAGGAAGAAAGATAATTGTTGATACGTATGGTGGTTATGCCCGTCATGGCGGAGGAGCATTCAGTGGAAAAGATTCGACTAAGGTGGACCGCTCAGCAGCATATGCCGCTCGTTATGTAGCAAAAAATATTGTTGCTGCAGGCCTTGCTAAAACGTGTGAAGTGCAGCTTGCCTATGCGATTGGCGTTGCGGAACCCGTATCCATTGCGATTGACACATTCGGTACTGGAACAGTTACGGAAGAAAAACTCGTTGCAGCAGTTCGAGAATTATTTGATTTACGTCCGGCAGGCATTATCCGTATGCTTGATTTGCAACGGCCAATCTTTAAAAACACTGCCGCATACGGACATTTTGGCAGAACAGATGTCTTATTCCCATGGGAGAAAACAGATAAGGTAGCGGAATTGAAGGCATTAGCGGAGAAATAA
- the leuS gene encoding leucine--tRNA ligase: protein MSFNHREIEKKWQAYWKENKTFKTNTYSNKDKVYALDMFPYPSGAGLHVGHPEGYTATDIFSRMKRMQGYEVLHPMGWDAFGLPAEQYALDTGNSPAEFTKKNIDTFRRQIQELGFSYDWDREVNTTDPHYYKWTQWIFTKLYEKGLAYMDEVAVNWCPALGTVLANEEVIDGKSERGGHPVVRKPMKQWMLKITAYADRLLEDLEELDWSESIKDMQRNWIGRSEGAEVTFAIDGHDEEITVFTTRPDTLFGATYAVLAPEHPLVKKIVTDEQNDAVEAYLDEVQTKSDLERTDLAKDKTGVFTGAYAINPATKEKMPIWVADYVLITYGTGSIMAVPAHDERDYEFATKFELPIVEVVAGGNISEEPYTGDGDHVNSDFLNGLNKEAAIAKMIEWLETNDHGIKKVTYRLRDWLFSRQRYWGEPIPIIHWEDGTMSAVPEEELPLELPQMTAIKPSGTGESPLANSEEWVNVVDPKTGMKGRRETNTMPQWAGSCWYFLRFVDPDNPEKLADPEALKEWLPVDVYIGGAEHAVLHLLYARFWHKFLYDIGVVPTKEPFMKLFNQGMILGEGNEKMSKSKGNVVNPDEIIGSHGADTLRLYEMFMGPLDAAVAWSTNGLDGARRFLDRVWRLIVNEDGALSEKITTDGSDSSLDKVYHETIKKVTEDFENLHFNTGISQMMVFVNEGYKADKLPKAYVEGFVKLLSPVAPHVSEELWSKLGHTETISYEGWPIFDEAKLTEDEIEIVLQVMGKVRSKMSVAKDITKDDLEKQALENEKIQEWLEGKTVRKVIVVPGKLVNIVAN, encoded by the coding sequence ATGAGTTTTAATCATCGGGAAATTGAGAAGAAATGGCAAGCGTACTGGAAAGAAAACAAAACATTTAAGACAAATACGTATTCAAACAAAGATAAGGTTTATGCATTAGACATGTTTCCTTATCCATCAGGAGCCGGATTACATGTAGGGCATCCGGAAGGTTATACAGCAACAGATATTTTTTCACGAATGAAGCGAATGCAAGGTTATGAAGTATTGCATCCAATGGGCTGGGATGCATTTGGCTTGCCAGCTGAACAATATGCGCTTGATACAGGAAACAGTCCTGCTGAATTTACCAAAAAGAACATCGATACATTTCGCAGGCAAATTCAAGAACTAGGATTTTCTTATGATTGGGATCGGGAAGTTAATACAACTGATCCACATTATTACAAATGGACCCAGTGGATTTTTACGAAGCTTTATGAAAAAGGGCTAGCTTATATGGATGAAGTAGCAGTGAACTGGTGTCCAGCACTTGGGACAGTCCTTGCTAACGAGGAAGTAATCGATGGTAAAAGTGAACGTGGGGGCCATCCAGTTGTACGTAAACCAATGAAACAATGGATGCTTAAAATCACTGCTTATGCTGATAGATTGCTTGAGGATTTGGAAGAACTGGACTGGTCAGAAAGCATTAAGGATATGCAACGCAACTGGATCGGTCGTTCAGAGGGAGCCGAAGTAACGTTTGCTATAGATGGCCATGATGAGGAAATAACAGTTTTCACTACTAGACCGGATACACTTTTCGGTGCAACTTATGCAGTTTTAGCACCAGAACATCCATTGGTGAAAAAAATCGTAACTGACGAGCAAAACGATGCTGTAGAAGCTTACCTTGATGAGGTGCAAACAAAATCTGATTTGGAAAGAACTGACTTAGCAAAAGATAAAACAGGTGTATTTACAGGGGCATATGCAATCAATCCGGCAACCAAAGAAAAAATGCCAATTTGGGTTGCCGATTATGTATTGATAACATATGGTACTGGGTCAATTATGGCAGTTCCAGCGCACGATGAACGTGACTATGAATTTGCAACAAAATTTGAACTGCCAATTGTGGAAGTAGTTGCAGGTGGCAATATTTCTGAAGAACCATACACAGGTGATGGTGATCATGTTAACTCTGATTTCCTTAATGGATTAAATAAAGAAGCTGCTATTGCAAAAATGATCGAATGGCTTGAGACAAATGATCATGGTATAAAGAAAGTAACGTATCGTTTGCGCGATTGGCTTTTCTCTAGACAGCGTTATTGGGGAGAACCAATCCCGATCATCCATTGGGAAGACGGTACTATGAGTGCAGTGCCGGAAGAGGAGTTGCCACTTGAATTACCACAAATGACAGCAATAAAACCATCCGGTACCGGTGAATCGCCGTTAGCAAATAGTGAGGAATGGGTTAATGTTGTAGATCCTAAAACAGGAATGAAAGGCCGCCGCGAAACAAATACAATGCCACAATGGGCAGGAAGCTGCTGGTATTTCTTGCGTTTTGTTGATCCAGACAACCCGGAAAAACTTGCCGATCCTGAAGCGCTAAAAGAATGGTTGCCTGTTGATGTATATATTGGTGGGGCGGAGCATGCGGTATTACACTTGCTTTACGCCCGTTTTTGGCATAAATTTTTATACGATATTGGGGTAGTACCAACGAAAGAACCATTTATGAAATTGTTTAACCAGGGAATGATACTTGGGGAAGGCAATGAAAAAATGAGTAAATCAAAAGGGAATGTGGTCAACCCGGATGAAATTATAGGATCTCACGGTGCAGATACACTAAGGTTGTATGAAATGTTCATGGGTCCACTTGATGCAGCAGTTGCATGGTCAACAAATGGATTGGATGGTGCACGCCGATTCCTTGACCGTGTTTGGCGCTTGATCGTCAATGAAGATGGAGCACTTTCGGAAAAAATTACAACTGATGGAAGTGATTCTTCGTTAGATAAGGTATACCATGAAACGATTAAAAAGGTTACCGAGGACTTTGAAAACTTACATTTTAACACGGGTATTTCTCAAATGATGGTATTTGTGAATGAAGGTTACAAAGCAGATAAGCTTCCAAAAGCGTATGTGGAAGGGTTTGTAAAATTACTTTCTCCTGTAGCACCACATGTCAGTGAAGAATTGTGGAGCAAATTAGGTCATACGGAAACAATTAGTTATGAAGGATGGCCAATTTTTGATGAAGCAAAACTAACCGAAGATGAAATTGAAATTGTTTTGCAGGTAATGGGTAAAGTTCGTTCAAAAATGAGTGTTGCTAAAGATATTACCAAGGATGACTTGGAAAAGCAGGCACTTGAAAATGAGAAGATACAGGAATGGCTTGAAGGAAAAACAGTACGAAAGGTAATTGTTGTTCCGGGAAAACTTGTAAATATTGTAGCAAATTAA
- the pckA gene encoding phosphoenolpyruvate carboxykinase (ATP): MKSMERSTVSDELLAQGNIQHNLSVPQLVEKILARNEGVLTATGAIQATTGKYTGRSPKDKFIVKDDICEQFIDWGLVNQAIDEDKFNQLYEKVIAYLKDKNELYSFKGFAGADKKHRLPIQVINEYAWHNLFARQLFITPTEEELKSHHAEFTVVSAPTYKADPAIDGTNSETFILVSFKRRIILIGGTEYAGEIKKSIFSVMNYLLPQKNVLSMHCSANVGQEGDVALFFGLSGTGKTTLSADPYRRLIGDDEHGWSPNGVFNIEGGCYAKCINLSKEKEPQIFNAIRFGSVLENVIIDKESRLPDYDNTVLTENTRAAYSLENIDNIVTPSVAGHPNTIIFLTADASGTLPPISKLTKEQAMYHFLSGYTSKLAGTERGVTEPQATFSACFGSPFLPLAPSTYAEMLGEKIDQFHSNVFLVNTGWTGGSYGVGNRMKLSYTRAMIHSALEGELNTVETVKDDIFGLEMPMHVPGVPDEVLIPKNTWADKTAYDEAAKVLATKFHENFNKFTQASEDIMQAGPIYKPE, translated from the coding sequence ATGAAATCGATGGAACGATCAACCGTATCGGATGAACTTTTAGCGCAAGGGAATATCCAGCACAATTTATCGGTACCTCAGCTAGTTGAAAAAATCTTAGCAAGGAACGAAGGAGTATTGACAGCAACAGGTGCAATTCAAGCAACAACAGGAAAATATACCGGACGTTCACCTAAAGATAAGTTTATCGTGAAAGATGACATTTGTGAACAGTTTATTGATTGGGGTCTTGTAAACCAAGCAATCGATGAAGATAAATTTAACCAGCTATACGAGAAAGTCATAGCTTATTTAAAAGATAAAAATGAATTGTATTCCTTTAAAGGATTTGCCGGTGCAGATAAAAAGCATCGTTTGCCAATTCAGGTAATTAACGAATATGCATGGCATAACTTATTTGCTAGACAATTATTCATTACACCAACTGAAGAAGAGTTAAAATCGCATCATGCTGAATTTACGGTGGTTTCTGCACCAACATATAAAGCAGACCCAGCAATTGACGGAACAAATTCAGAGACGTTTATTCTCGTTTCCTTCAAGCGACGGATTATTTTAATCGGCGGAACAGAATATGCGGGAGAAATTAAAAAATCAATTTTCTCTGTAATGAACTATTTACTACCACAAAAAAATGTACTTTCGATGCATTGTTCCGCGAACGTTGGTCAAGAAGGAGATGTTGCCTTGTTCTTTGGTTTATCCGGAACAGGTAAAACGACATTATCAGCTGACCCTTATCGCCGTCTGATTGGTGATGATGAGCATGGCTGGAGTCCTAATGGTGTGTTCAATATTGAGGGCGGTTGCTATGCAAAATGCATCAATTTGTCCAAGGAAAAAGAACCACAAATTTTCAACGCAATACGTTTTGGCTCTGTCCTGGAAAATGTCATCATTGACAAGGAATCTAGATTGCCGGATTATGACAACACTGTACTGACGGAAAATACCCGGGCAGCATACTCACTGGAAAACATTGATAATATTGTAACACCTAGTGTCGCTGGTCACCCAAACACGATTATCTTTTTAACTGCTGATGCTTCCGGTACATTACCACCAATCAGCAAGTTAACAAAAGAACAAGCGATGTACCATTTCTTAAGTGGATACACAAGTAAACTTGCCGGGACAGAACGTGGGGTTACAGAGCCACAAGCGACATTTTCGGCGTGCTTTGGTTCACCATTTCTACCGTTAGCACCGTCCACTTATGCTGAAATGCTTGGTGAAAAGATTGATCAGTTCCATTCTAATGTTTTCTTAGTAAATACAGGCTGGACTGGTGGTTCATACGGTGTTGGGAATCGCATGAAACTTTCGTATACAAGGGCAATGATACATTCTGCCTTGGAAGGTGAATTAAATACCGTTGAAACAGTAAAAGATGACATTTTCGGATTAGAAATGCCAATGCATGTTCCTGGTGTACCTGATGAAGTACTAATACCGAAAAACACCTGGGCTGACAAAACAGCCTATGATGAAGCAGCTAAAGTACTCGCAACTAAATTTCATGAAAACTTCAACAAATTCACGCAAGCAAGTGAAGATATTATGCAAGCAGGCCCTATTTACAAGCCTGAATAA
- a CDS encoding C39 family peptidase, translated as MHITLFFISCLIAIYFIFLGEKVSKKWVSRSFKLYAVLFTISAILIGSTYISEHKTAFIAAAKELLPISNEPKLVEPAEAMVSQRTIKESVRLQAPLIGQLPELPRGCEVTSLAMLLNYHDIDMGKMELAKQVKQDPTPYKKTDKGVYFGNPNNGFVGDMYSFTTPGFGVYHKPIMELAGQYAGERVLDFTGQDFGEIINQLNQERPVWVIINATYDKLPEKQFTTWQTPDGPINITMKEHSVLITGYDQDYIYFNDPLKRDKKAPIEEFKAAWVQMGKQAITIL; from the coding sequence ATGCACATTACACTATTCTTCATCTCCTGTTTAATTGCAATCTATTTTATATTTTTAGGTGAAAAAGTTTCAAAAAAATGGGTCAGTCGTTCATTTAAATTATATGCAGTTCTTTTTACAATTTCCGCGATCTTAATCGGTTCTACCTATATAAGTGAGCACAAAACGGCGTTTATTGCTGCAGCAAAAGAACTTTTACCAATTTCTAATGAACCAAAACTAGTTGAGCCTGCAGAAGCAATGGTCTCGCAGCGCACGATAAAAGAATCTGTTCGGTTACAAGCACCATTAATTGGCCAACTACCTGAGTTACCACGTGGCTGTGAAGTAACAAGCCTTGCCATGCTTCTTAACTATCACGATATTGATATGGGAAAAATGGAACTAGCAAAACAAGTAAAACAGGATCCAACACCATATAAGAAAACGGATAAAGGCGTTTATTTTGGTAATCCAAATAACGGTTTTGTTGGTGATATGTATTCCTTCACAACACCTGGGTTTGGGGTATATCACAAACCGATTATGGAACTGGCTGGACAGTATGCAGGTGAACGCGTTCTTGATTTTACGGGACAAGACTTCGGTGAAATTATCAACCAATTGAATCAGGAGCGTCCGGTTTGGGTAATTATAAATGCTACATATGACAAGCTTCCTGAAAAACAGTTTACGACATGGCAAACCCCAGACGGTCCAATTAACATTACAATGAAAGAGCATTCTGTGTTAATAACGGGCTATGATCAGGACTATATTTACTTTAACGATCCATTAAAACGAGATAAAAAAGCACCTATTGAGGAATTTAAAGCTGCATGGGTCCAAATGGGAAAACAGGCAATAACGATATTATAA
- a CDS encoding gamma carbonic anhydrase, with product MISHYKDSKPKIDKSVFLAKDASIIGDVTIGEQSSIWFNTVIRGDVAPTQIGKRVSIQDLSMVHQSPGNPAIVEDDVTVGHQVTLHGATIRKNALIGMGSIILDGAEVGENAFIGAGSLVPPGKKIPPHSLALGRPAKVVRSLTEEDYTEMDRVRKSYVEKGQYYKQHTDLGIDF from the coding sequence ATGATTAGCCACTATAAAGATAGTAAACCAAAAATCGACAAATCTGTTTTTCTCGCAAAAGACGCTTCTATCATCGGTGATGTCACGATTGGCGAACAATCAAGCATTTGGTTCAATACCGTTATTCGGGGGGATGTTGCTCCGACACAGATTGGCAAACGAGTAAGTATTCAAGATCTATCCATGGTCCACCAAAGTCCAGGTAACCCCGCCATTGTTGAAGATGACGTAACAGTTGGTCATCAGGTTACATTACATGGCGCGACCATTCGAAAAAACGCCCTAATTGGTATGGGTTCGATTATATTGGATGGCGCAGAAGTTGGAGAAAATGCTTTTATTGGAGCTGGAAGTCTGGTCCCCCCAGGCAAAAAAATTCCGCCACATTCCTTAGCGTTAGGCAGACCAGCCAAAGTAGTCCGCAGCCTGACGGAAGAGGATTATACAGAAATGGATCGAGTCCGCAAATCTTATGTAGAAAAAGGCCAATACTATAAACAGCATACAGATTTAGGTATTGATTTTTAG
- a CDS encoding tRNA (mnm(5)s(2)U34)-methyltransferase has product MIKNIIAFSHQLLLESVQEGDIVIDATAGNGHDTLFLSQLVGENGSVLAFDIQAEAIAAVKLKVAEQQIRNTRIIHESHEHAVAYLNETEQIGGVIFNLGYLPGSDKSIITHGESTIKALTGMLQFLKKGGVIVLVVYHGHEGGVQEKDAILNYASKLRQQEFNVLQYGFINQRNTPPFIIAIEKK; this is encoded by the coding sequence ATGATTAAAAATATTATTGCCTTTTCACATCAATTGTTGCTTGAGTCAGTGCAAGAAGGGGATATTGTAATAGATGCAACAGCTGGGAACGGACATGACACGCTTTTTCTCAGTCAGCTAGTCGGAGAAAATGGTTCTGTACTGGCGTTTGATATTCAAGCTGAGGCAATTGCTGCGGTAAAGCTTAAGGTGGCGGAACAACAGATCAGGAATACGCGTATTATTCATGAAAGTCATGAACATGCAGTAGCATATTTAAACGAAACAGAGCAAATTGGTGGCGTCATTTTCAATTTAGGTTACTTACCCGGAAGTGATAAATCAATTATTACCCATGGTGAGTCAACCATCAAGGCCCTAACCGGCATGTTACAATTTTTGAAAAAAGGCGGGGTAATCGTCTTAGTAGTTTATCACGGCCATGAAGGCGGAGTTCAAGAAAAAGACGCCATTCTTAACTATGCTTCCAAGTTACGTCAACAAGAATTTAACGTATTACAATATGGATTTATCAACCAAAGGAATACCCCGCCATTTATTATTGCCATTGAGAAAAAATAA